The genome window CATTTCTAGGTTTATGTTGTCAAAGTTTCTTTTGTTGTTTACACTTGTTGTGTTTTACTTAATGCTACTGATTTGATTCTGTGAAGTAAACCTCAGATCAGTGTTGTTTTGGgcacaattttataaaaagcgCAAGGCCTAATTTGAAGCGCGACTAGCGAAGCGCCATTAATCGCGCGCTTTTGTGTTGAAAACCAAATAAGATTatagattttaataaaaatgtattacTTATTAGATTCCTAACTTTCAAATATAGCTATGCATGtctaatataacaaaattactaataaaaagCATCAATCATTGATGTTCAATAATTCAAAAGCTTCAGAGTCATTTAGTTCGATTTCCGGTCCTTCAAGAGGCAAGAGCCGTTAAAACTTGTAATACAGCCGCCTCTTCTATGTGCAAGACTCGAAAATAGGGTTTCTTTTATTCCCCTTTTAAGGGCACTTTTGTCTTTGACCATCTTGAGCGTTTTTAACGCTAAAGAGATTTTGTGCTTGAGCAGCTTCTTGAGTGCTTATTTGTTGATTTCAGAATCGCATTAAATCTCTAATTTTTAATCGCACATCTTGCGTCTAAGCGCAAAGTGCCATGAATCGCGCAATTAAACGTGCTTTTAATAACACTGCCTGAGATCGAGAGTTTTGGTATGGATTGTCGTGTTGAATATTTGAATTTAGTTGGAATGTTGTCTTTACATTATATGATTAGGATTTCGTTACAGTAGGCGGATATTGTGGCACTCTCCTAAGATTCCCAATGTTGAAGCCATGGAGGAATATCTTAGATGGAAATATGATATATAGTTGAGATGCGACTCATGCCTATAAATGAAAATACTCCCTGGTctgataataattaaatatggaaCTCAAGCTTTACCATTTATGCGAGAAGGCCCTTTTTACAGACAGTACATATTATTCTAGATCAGCTGGTTTTTCTGTAACCGACTAAATGCTTGACCAAATTTCTTTACTACAGAAAATGTAAAATTAAGTTGTAAGTGTCAATATAATGTCATGCACCTGGTTTAACTGTCTGCATGGTTGTTTATAGATTCTAAGGTGACTGTGCAATGGTACAAAAGCCTTATGTAAAGTGCAGATTGTCACTCTGTTTTTTTACCAATAAGCTGATCAGGACGTTTTAACATTTTTGCAGTTTTGCAGGCCATCTAAGGAAGTTCCCAGATGTGTTTATATTCCCTGAGGATGATTCTCAGGCTATCCATTTTGGGGATCACGTCAGGCTACACCCCGCGCTGACAACTCCTGAGGATAGAACTTACGCTGTTGGAGATGTAATAGAATGCTTAGGTGAAGAAATGATTCCAGGAATACGGAATGAGGTATTCGCTATTATTTTGccatttttagttttatattttagaatttcATCTATCATACTGGTTATAGAACATGTGCTACCAGCGATTTATAGGACCACTGGATTTCTGTTTATAGTTGCATGTTGTTTGACTATAAGCAGCTCTACCCAGTTATGTCGTCTTTTGGTACACAAGCATTTTTCTCGCTGGAACGTGCTGCAGCACCTTACTTTGGGATAAAGGTGCGTTAAGCCCTTTGTTGAAATGTTATTTTCACTAAATAAGTATATATGGCCAATTAACAGTTAGTTTTTGTGGAAATGAAGACACGAGATTCTTCAAGACATAAGCATTACCTTAAATTTCAGCATAACCAAAGCACAATATATAACTATTAAGTAACCAACTCTCCCAAAACCTCAAGTTTTAAGGAGGAGACCTTAATTGGATCGGACCTGATGCGGAGCAAATAATAAAGGATTTAGATTTAGTTGTTACTTATCTTATATGTAATTGTAAAGATAAACGATCATCTGTGGAGATTGTTTTGTTCCTTACTTCAGCCCTTTACTTCAATATGTCCTACATCTCTACCCCTCACCAGAACGACTGGACAACCAGACAACAGAAAGTACCAATGAGACAAAAAGTGACCATCCCTAAACATTAAGGCTTTAGGAGAATACCTTAATATGGACTTTACATTGAAATTATCCTTTCGATCTGCCATCAGTATTGCTTTAATTGCTTTTCTAATGAACTAGTAGGCCTATGGAGTTCACATGAATGGCTTTGTTGAAAAGGATGGGCAAAAATATCTGTGGATAGGGAAGAGAGATGAATCCAAATCCACTTACCCAGGAATGCTTGATCATCTAGTTGCTGGAGGACTGGTTTTTACTAACCTtaatataatattctttttatggGTATGGTCTCAACTATTTATAGCAAACTGATGTTTTTTCTCTTATTTTCGTCATTATTATGACAGCCTTATGGTATATCATGTGGAGACAATATTGTGAAGGAATGTGAAGAGGAGGCAGGGATAGTGAAATCTATTGCTAGTCAGTAAGTTCTCCCTGACTGTTGATCTGTCATAATAGAGCTTATATAGCTAGGATGTTTTAACTGTATAGGTTTTGATTCATATAAACTTCATATTGTTTCAACATCTTAGTCTTAGCATGTTATTTGAACAGAGCAATCCCAGTTGGAGTCGTCTCCTATATGGATATTGATGCATACAGATACAAACGAGATGTTCTGTTCTGTTATGATCTAAAACTTCCAGAAAGTTTTGTTCCCAAAAATCAGGGTAAGTCATTCACAATACCTTTATACTAATCACAGGTTTACTCCTATTCTGAAATGATAGGAGGAGAAGTTTGCATTCCCTGGTTGAAGTTCTTTGCTTATTTGTTGTTGGTGTAAAAAATGCACCTCCTTAGTGAAATACACAATTATTATGGTTATAATACTTTCTATGGGCTGGTGTATCTGTTATTGTTTATTGTGTTTCTCGTCAAGCACAAGCATAAACATAGAAAAGCTGGATCCATTTTTCTAAACAGGGATGTGTACTTTTTTTATGGTTATAATACTTTCTATAGGCTGGTTATCTATAATTGTTTATTGTGTTTCTCGTTAAGCACAAGCATAAACATAAAAAAGCTGGATCCATTTTTCTAAACAGGAATGTGTACTTAACATCTTGATATCAAAGTGTAAATTTGTATGAACTGtttttttatgttaaatatGAAGGGATTTGAAGTTAGCACATTAACAACTTCACAAGATCCAGTTATTCTTGTCCCTTTCCTATATAATAGCTTTTTTTGTTAAGTGCTCGTGTTGTAAACAGCACCCCACTatcaaaaaaacaaacaaatgtttttttttttttgtattatgtgttcgacatatatataatcatctACCAGATAATAGTTATAATTGTGCTGAGCATACGTTATATACGATAAAAATATAACTATGGTTTGACATAATTAAAAGTTCTCTTTCTGTCCCACTTTTGTTTATATTTGGGTTAGGCACAAAGTTAATGAAAAGTGTAAAATATAGTGGAGAAgagtaagaaaagtgggtaCAGTGATTGGACCCATCAATATTAACTCGATAGATTTTgcaatcttaaaaatatattttagcaaATGTTTGATTTCATGTTTCAGATGGAGAGGTGGGGAGCTTCAGATTGATCCCTGTACAACTTGTAGCAAATGTCATACAGAAGACAGAGTTCTTTAAACCAAATTGCAATCTTGTCATCATTGATTTCCTGTTTCGACATGGGTATGCAGTTTACTTTGCAGCATTTCCATATGTAATAGATGAATGGGTCTACTGCGTGCAAAATgttgatttaataaatttgatttcTTAGAGAAGGGGACGTGAAACTAAGATCATACGATGTTGATATAAACAGGTGACAACATGATTACACGTTTTATACCAAACTGTTATAGCTTAAAAACCAGTTACTTACACAAGACCTTGTGGCCTTCTTAGTAGTTCTACCATAAAGTGTTCTTGCAACTGAGTCTGGCTACCATATCTATTTATTTACTGCAGGAAAACTGAATTATAAACAGTTTCAAGCAACTCTTAAGTCTTAAGGGGAAAAAGAAGTCATTACTGTTGTTTAATGGTGCAAAGTCTTTTTCGGGTTTTTTAAGGCGCAGTAGTGCTTTAAGGTTGattaaaagtatatattaaGTTTACCTAATGAAAGACGAGTACATATATTCTGCAACACTAATTATTCTTGGATGCATACTTTGCTTTGACTAAAATTTGGTTTGTGTGTGAATCATCTATGCATAGCTGTAACAAGTACATTTCATTTGGCTTCAGTAAAGTTACTTTACAGGCTAAAAGTAAGTTTGTATATTACTGTTGATAATATTGGCAGGTACCTAAAACCGGAAGATTCTGGTTACTTGGAACTCTTGCATAGTCTGAGGAAGGTGGCTTGATCATAGTATTGTGTCTTTTGTTCCTGATTTCAGTGTTGTGGTTCCTATAGGGTTGGTAGTCTGGTACCGCTTGgaaattttgtataattatagattttagtatatatattagtttcaGGGACACCGGTCACTCCTTTATATTGCATATCTTTGTGAGTTACTTGATGCACTTGATTGCATTGACCGCAATAAAGCATCCCTGTGTTATTTTACCTCTTTTCTGCAAGTAATATGTACCTGTTTGTACAACCAATTGGGGAGAGTCTGAAGATGAATTTAATATCTGGAATTGGCCTTCATGGAAGCTAGAAGATGAAAGCAGTGAAACTGTATGTGCTATATTTGTTGTCAACTGTTATAGGTTGTTAATGATGTGCTGTTTTTCTATATTAAGGTTAACCTTTATCTGTTCTTATCTTTATAACCATCTAATTATCTATACATCCATCCCAGCAGCATGTTTCAGAAGGTCATCGTTCTGTTCCTTCCGCGTGGGAGAAGACAGCCTCCTCCCACCACAGTCAACCTCAAAGATGCCTCtacagaaaattttgaaaaaagtacTTACTTGAAAGTTGGCTACTCTATCCGCCACAGTTTCTCCTAAAGCTGTTGGATTTTTGAAGAAAATTAACCCCAAAACTGCATTTCATGTCATTCCTCATATTGAAGGCTATCCAAAATCTTTCAGGATGCAAATCCTTAACACATCGCTTTGTATTTTGATCCAGCCAAAGTTGATAGGTAACTTTAAACTACTTGTGTTATTGTCTAAGATTTTGTGGTAATTACTCCAACCATTCCTGTTTCATCTCTTTTTACGCCTAACAGGATATATGTTGAAATGTTAGGAACTATGTAAAAACTGGTTTAATGATGCGGTCTCGTATTGATTAAATCACTTTCTACCatgtttattaatatttcagaaTATATTCCTTTTGGCTTAAAAATAGAAGTAGTTGGAGCAATACACCGGAAGTCATGTACAAGTTTAAAGTTACCTATCAATTTTGACGGATGAACATACAGTGCGATGTTGGCACTGTTAAGGAATGCATACTGAAAGATATCTGGATGACATTCTGTATGTTGAAGTCACTTGAGATGCAGTTTTTGAGTTCATCTTCAAATATGCAACAGCTTTTCGAGAAACTTTGGCGGATAGATGAGCTGACATTTCTCCGGCAACCTTATCCCCAGAGAGTCAGCCTCAACGACGCCACTGCAGAAAATAAAAAGCGCACTTATCATTAATGCTTGCTTACTCAAGGTTAGTCCGCAAACAAGCTTATGCATAAGCTAAAAATGCAAATAACTTTAGCTTTACCCTCAATTCGAAGCCCCTACGGTGATCAGTACACTCAGTgacatgtttatatgtttattacAATGCACTTAAAGCATCTCTAACGAACTCTTCAAGCATACTCTTAACTAAAACTCTAAATTTAAGAGACGGCGTGGAAAATCAGAGTTCCAATGAGCtcttcaaaaatttaaaagcttcctttttatttactttttttttaaaatcttctctacaacttttctctcaaataataataaaagagtaGGATTGGAGTTGTCACAatgttcaatatatttttttggtgagagttatatactatatatatttttttaaatgatttaaaaGTTCTATGGAGCTCTCTGAAGGTCATTTTTTCTTGTTATACTACTAAACTTCTTTAATCCTTTGATCCTATTGGTTGTTTTGCGGAATCCAGGGCAAAAATTGAAACTCGTTGACTCTTATTTGGCAGTACATGTTTTGTAAATCAGCTATCAGGAACTCTACTACGGGTGAGCATACATTTGTCATTAAATTCTCGCCTAACTTTAAACGtcaaatgtttaattaaatttaattcaagAGGATCCACGTTCTATctctatttcaaaataattgtccctttttaagaaaaaggatttgtttcaaaatatgtCCACTTAGTTGTAAGTACTTCTATTTTGTATTTACAAgatttagaggggtgtattggattcggattttaaagtatttttttcattCTTAAAATCCGACGGTATTCGGCTGAGATCGcttgaaattcattaaaatctagaGGTATTCGGGATTTTAAACTATGATACAAattctggtggtattcaattaggattttaaattatgctttaaaatccgatggtattcaattcgaattgtttaaaatctattaaaatccgaTACTATTCAAATGTAATTGGATTTTTTTGGtgttcataaaatgatgaattttgtggcattctttagtgtattttaacttttttgtaATCTGATCAAAATcgatgagattttgaagtattgtgtttaaatcctaaagaatccATATCAACTTTACGACATTTTATAAAGAATCCGTACAAAAtgaaaatcacatacaatccattaaaatccatatactaaaaacaatccattaaaatcccaatcaaaTACAACTCCTTAGCTTAAACTGTTAGCCATTCTTTGTGAaacaagtaattaaataaaattgtgtTCGTGGTAATAACAAAACAAATTAGAGGAAACAGAAAACAAACGAAATGAACAAATCcggatccaatacaaaactctTTAAAGGGTATTCATCCCTCACTGTATATGTAGAATGAATGTTTACCGAGACAAAAACGGATTAAGATGTTGTTGTAGAATAAAGACACCATCAGCGACATAGGACCTGATCAAGATAATTATCACCAAAGAAGAGAGTTTAGAGAAAAGATGTGACGGTCAGGTCAAAGAAGAGAGAATAGAGAAAAGATGTGACGGTCAGGTATTTGCGAGATGACTAATCCTAACTAcctatatgaatatatataggtgGAGAGACATTTGTGCGCTTctctttttcataattaaatatcattaattaTGAAATCGGTGTAAAATTTGCAAGCTACTctattctataaataatctgaaacataatcaaattaaaacttgcaagctactCTATTCCATATATAATCTGAAACGGAATTAGATTAACTTATATCAAGATATACACCATACcaattaatctgaaataaaattaaattaatttataccaTAATATTTGAGCCACACCACAGTCGAAAATAAACTAGTAGGGGATTATCTTTGAATCACACACATCTATTAGTCATAATGCTCAAAATATGACTTTCCAATATGAAACTTATACCCACATTTTTCAAGAATCCGGGTGAAATTGATGATCTTAGTAGCGCACACTAGACAAACACGATGTTTGACTTGATGATAATTTATTCGATTGGGTGTGGCATTTGATGGGTAGAGAATACTCGTTGAACCCTCGCTCGATGAAGTGTATCGACTTTAGTAGTAGACAGTAGACATGCTTGTCCTTGAACTGTTCGATCATCTGTGTAAACGATGACATACTTATCCTATATCACTTTTGACTCATTTTAGCTCTCATGATTATATTCATTTTGACCATCAGACGTTGTCCTGTGCCTCGCAATTATCCTTTGAAACGGCCCCGCTTCTCTCCAATATATGTGATCTTTATCTTAGAGAGTAACCCGCGTTTACTCAATCAAATTTCATGcattcaaaattttgaacttCACATATTCGTCAAAGATCATTAAAACCGTGAGCTTATCCTCGTGCCGTAACGAGTCTCACTGTTTTCACGTTATAGGAAAAAGCGTGGGGTTAACCCACAATGATTTGGTCATCATGATTTAGTTTGCCTATTTTAACCAAGATCTTGGGATCTGTAATTAGTAAGGTTAGATGTCCACCATGACGCCAAAGCTATAGGCTAAGGTTTATCCCTCTTGATGATTTATCAATCAGTTCTCTTGATAACCCTTTAGTTAGTGGATCcgcaatattattttttgacattATATAGTCAACAATGATAATTGGTTGATATTAATTGTCTAATGGAACTATGTCATCGTCGTATATGACGAGATTGACCATTATACATCATGCTCTGTGCTGCTCTGCCAATAGCTGACTAACTATCACAGTGTATGCCTAttggaattaaattaatttatgacaTAATATTTAAACCCAATTTcagtgaaaaataatatttacactATTAAGGGAGTCTGTTTGAATCATCTTATCGCATACATTCcataatcatataatactcaaaaTATGACTTACCACGTGTGGGACTTATATCtacattttcaaatataaactacaaataattatttagtCTTTGGTTTGTATTTCAATACTAAATCCACACC of Daucus carota subsp. sativus chromosome 3, DH1 v3.0, whole genome shotgun sequence contains these proteins:
- the LOC108211076 gene encoding nudix hydrolase 20, chloroplastic isoform X1, encoding MAAAAARAWFSSSCIHNTYICMHPHDALVLAANNNFKLQTRRRSSTSSINSTNTFTWDDVTRISQSQPLNLHAFLHKVKLCNRGAENIDDFIPFVIQNNVVGYVHEGFAGHLRKFPDVFIFPEDDSQAIHFGDHVRLHPALTTPEDRTYAVGDVIECLGEEMIPGIRNELYPVMSSFGTQAFFSLERAAAPYFGIKAYGVHMNGFVEKDGQKYLWIGKRDESKSTYPGMLDHLVAGGLPYGISCGDNIVKECEEEAGIVKSIASQAIPVGVVSYMDIDAYRYKRDVLFCYDLKLPESFVPKNQDGEVGSFRLIPVQLVANVIQKTEFFKPNCNLVIIDFLFRHGYLKPEDSGYLELLHSLRKVA
- the LOC108211076 gene encoding nudix hydrolase 20, chloroplastic isoform X2 — translated: MTLSSSPPTTILNCKHDVVPPPHPSIPPTPSLGMTSPAFLSLNLLISTLFSTKSSSAIAALRISMILFPLSSRIMLLVMFTRGHLRKFPDVFIFPEDDSQAIHFGDHVRLHPALTTPEDRTYAVGDVIECLGEEMIPGIRNELYPVMSSFGTQAFFSLERAAAPYFGIKAYGVHMNGFVEKDGQKYLWIGKRDESKSTYPGMLDHLVAGGLPYGISCGDNIVKECEEEAGIVKSIASQAIPVGVVSYMDIDAYRYKRDVLFCYDLKLPESFVPKNQDGEVGSFRLIPVQLVANVIQKTEFFKPNCNLVIIDFLFRHGYLKPEDSGYLELLHSLRKVA